A genome region from Streptomyces pratensis includes the following:
- a CDS encoding Rieske (2Fe-2S) protein: protein MSGLPAARRTVLKGAALAGAAGLGAAACSTESKLGHAQTPTPTAPVELGAADEVPVGGAKLYREQRVVVSCPAAGEYKAFSAQCTHAGCLLDKVEGNEGNCPCHGSRFDMTTGKALQGPATVPLPSVPVKLEGGKLVAGPGA, encoded by the coding sequence ATGTCCGGCCTGCCCGCCGCCCGCCGTACCGTACTGAAGGGCGCCGCGCTCGCCGGTGCCGCCGGGCTGGGAGCGGCAGCCTGCTCGACCGAATCGAAGCTCGGCCACGCGCAGACGCCCACGCCCACCGCGCCCGTGGAGCTCGGCGCCGCCGACGAGGTCCCGGTCGGCGGGGCGAAGCTCTACCGGGAGCAGCGGGTCGTCGTGAGCTGCCCGGCAGCCGGCGAGTACAAGGCCTTCAGCGCCCAGTGCACCCACGCGGGCTGCCTCCTGGACAAGGTCGAGGGCAACGAGGGCAACTGTCCCTGCCACGGCAGCCGCTTCGACATGACCACGGGGAAGGCACTTCAGGGGCCGGCCACGGTGCCGCTGCCCTCGGTCCCGGTGAAGCTCGAGGGCGGAAAGCTCGTCGCGGGCCCCGGAGCCTGA